A stretch of the Corylus avellana chromosome ca6, CavTom2PMs-1.0 genome encodes the following:
- the LOC132184321 gene encoding thaumatin-like protein, protein MAAFFRSLLALLLSSLFLSHIPGEVSGTTITMYNKCSHPVWPGIQPGAGKPILARGGFKLPQNKAYTLHLPALWSGRLWGRHGCAFDATGRGRCATGDCGGSLFCNGIGGTPPATLAEITLGNDQDFYDVSLVDGYNLAISITPSKGSGKCSYAGCVSDLNMMCPVGLQVRSHDKKSVVACKSACFAFNSPRYCCTGSFGSPQACKPTAYSRIFKAACPKAYSYAYDDPTSISTCTGGNYLVTFCPHRR, encoded by the exons ATGGCTGCGTTCTTCAGATCCCTCCTTGCTCTCCTCCTCTCCTCCCTCTTCCTTTCCCACATCCCAG GTGAGGTGTCAGGCACAACTATAACCATGTACAACAAGTGCAGCCACCCAGTATGGCCAGGGATCCAACCCGGCGCAGGAAAGCCCATCTTAGCTCGCGGCGGCTTCAAGCTCCCGCAAAACAAGGCCTACACCCTCCACCTCCCCGCCCTCTGGTCCGGCCGCCTCTGGGGCCGCCACGGCTGCGCCTTCGACGCCACCGGCCGCGGCCGTTGCGCGACCGGAGACTGCGGTGGATCACTCTTCTGCAACGGCATCGGCGGCACACCGCCGGCCACCCTCGCCGAGATCACCCTCGGAAACGACCAGGACTTCTACGATGTCAGCCTGGTGGACGGTTACAACCTCGCCATCTCCATCACCCCCTCCAAAGGCTCCGGAAAATGCAGCTACGCCGGGTGCGTCAGCGACCTCAACATGATGTGCCCGGTGGGTCTCCAGGTCCGGTCACACGATAAAAAGAGCGTGGTGGCGTGCAAGAGTGCTTGCTTTGCTTTCAACTCTCCCCGTTACTGTTGTACCGGCAGCTTCGGAAGTCCTCAGGCGTGCAAGCCGACGGCGTATTCAAGGATTTTCAAGGCCGCTTGCCCCAAGGCATACTCTTATGCTTACGATGATCCCACCAGCATCTCCACTTGCACCGGCGGAAACTATTTGGTCACCTTCTGCCCTCACCGGCGCTAA